The Thermococcus eurythermalis genomic sequence TTCGGCCTGGTGATGATACTCGCGACCTCCCTGGCCCTGATAAGCGAGGAGCTTGGCCTCCACTTCAGCATCGGGGCTTTTCTCGTCGGGCTGATGCTCCACAGCGACCTTATGGGGACGAGGCAGTTTGAGAGAGTACACACGATAATCTCCGGTGTTACCTACGGCATCTTCGCCCCGATATTCTTCGCATGGAGGGGCATAAACTTCGAGACTGAGTTCTCCCTTGAGGTGGTCTACTTCTTCGTCGTGATATACCTCGTGAGAATCCTCCTTACCACCGTGCTCGTCTGGGAGAAAGACTTAAAGGTCTCACTCACTAGAGCAGCGGGGATAGCGAGCTTTGGAGTGCTGGGCCTGCTCGTTGGTGAGGTCGGCTATTCCTACGGCGTCCTGAGCGAGCACATGTACGCACTGGCTTCCCTTGCAAGCATACTCGGTATATTCGTCTCTGCCAGTATCGGGCTCATAATAAGCAAAATCGGGGGTAGCGAAAGTGGATAATGTGGAAAAGCCTCCAGTTGAGGGCTACATCAGGATTGAGTTCCCGAGCGAGGAAGTTGCGAGGGTCGTCTATGAGAGCGTGAGGCTGGAGCATGAAACCGTGCCGTACCGGAGGAGCGAGATAGACTTCCGAAGGGAAGGAAAGGCAATCATCTTGGAGTTCAAGGCCACCGACAACTCAGCCCTCAGGGGGACGCTCAACTCATACCTCAGGTGGATTAAGGTCGCGATGGACTCTTTTGAGGTCTGATTCCGGTCTCTTCTCGCTGCCTGCCAGTTTTTAGATTTACATTTTTCTTTCTCAAGCCTCGCCCTTCAGAGCAGGGAGGAGGTCAGGTCTCTACAACCCGGCTTATTGGCTTCTCATGGCCAAAAACGACAGTAAAACTCAACTCTGAAAAAATTTATCCGTTCAAAAAAAAAGGAAGGCCACTTAATCGTGGCAGGTAGTAAAACTTATAAGGATGAGTAGTGTATAATGTATTGCAGAAGCTCAAGGGGCGGCCGTAATCCGGAAGGGGTGATCCATGATGAACCGAAGCATGGCATCTCTCCTCCTTACTCTCCTCATTTACCTCTCCATAATTGCTGCCATAAGGCTCCTTCCGCCCTCTGACGAAGGGCCCAGCACTGTCGAGGAGTTCCTTCAGGTCAGCATCATCATTGCGGTACCCGCCCTCGCGTCGTTCCTATTCCTTCGAAAAGTGAAGGTTGATCCAGGGGCTTTCTGGGTGGCCTCAACAATTACTGTAGTGCTCGCATCCATCGTTACCTACGCTATCCTCACAAGAAACTGCACTCCAACGACCTGTGATGACGGTGTGGTCTGGTTTTTCCTAACTGCCCTCGTTATCCTAGGCTTCCTGATCGGGGCTCTCCTGCACAAGCTAACCGAGAAGCTCGGTTCCAGAAGCTCCCCTCCTACTTAAGTTTGGGTTTTTGAGGGGTCGGTGTTATCCCTTACCTAAACTATTTAAAGCCCGCCCCTTATTCTAACCTGGCATCACGGTTACGGAGGTGTTGTCATGCAGAACATTCCGCCCCAGGTTCAGTCTATGCTTGCCCAACTTGAGAGCTACCAGCAACAGCTCCAGCTTCTCGTTCAGCAGAAGCAGAAGGTTCAGCTTGAGCTCAACGAGGCCAGGAAGGCCCTTGAGGAGATCGAGAAGCTCCCCGACGATGCCGTCATCTACAAGACCGTCGGGACGCTCATCGTCAAGACCGAGAAGGCCAAGGCCGTCGAGGAGCTCAAGGAGAAGGTCGAGACGCTCGAAGTCCGCCTCAATGCCCTTGAGAGGCAGGAGAAGAAGCTCAACGGGAAGCTGAAGGAGCTCACCGCGAAGATTCAGTCCTCACTCAAGCCGCCCGTCGCGGGCTGACTCTCCTTTTCTCCTTTGGTGGTGGCCATGGAGCAGAGGGGCGTTATACACATAGGTCTCCCTGAGCTCAGCGAGGAGGAAATAATAGCCATCGGCGAGCTCGCCCAGAACGTCATAATAAAGCACGTCTTCAGCGAGCTGAACAGGAGCGAAGTCAAGGACATAGAGGTCACGACGAGGATAAACAGAGACGACACGCTGAACCTTGAAATCGAGGTGTACCTTGAAGTCCCGGTCTTCGTCAAGGTGGACGTGGAGAGGCTGATTGAGGAGGCCCTTGAGAAGGCCTACGATGCAGTGGAGAAAAGGCTGAGGGAGATTGCGGGTAAGGGTTAAATTCAGTTTTGACAACATCTTCTCGGTGGGAGAATGAGGCACAGGGAAGTAGCCGAGGCCTTCGCAAGGGACGTCAGGAGGCTGCTGGGAGACAACGTCGTCGAAGTCATACTCTTCGGCTCCGTCGCAAGGGGAGAGGCCAGTGAGGAAAGCGACGTTGACATTCTCGTGATTGTTAAGAAAAACTCCTGGGAGAGCCAGAAGAAGCTTGCCGACCTTGTAGTTGATTACCTTCTCAAGTACGGCATCTACGTGTCCCCCAAAGTCCTGAGCGTCAAGGAGTTCGAGTTCATGAAGGGCATAAACTCGGCGTTTTACATCAACGTGAGCAGGGAGGGGGTTAGGGTTGGTCACTGAGGTCGAAATACTCCTTAATGATGCCCACGAATCTCTCGAAGCGGCCAGAGTTCTTCTTGAGAATGGATTTTACAGGGACGCGATTAGCAGGGCATACTATGCGATGTTCTATGCGGCAAGTGCCCTCCTGCGTGCTAAAGGAGTTGTTACAAAAAGCCATAGGGGAGTTATTGCAAAATTCGGGCTTGAATTTGTGAATACCGGTATCGTTGAGAAATACTACGCAAAGGCGCTTTCACTTGCCGAGACAAGCAGGGAGCGGGCTGACTACGATCCCACTTATCGCCCAAATGAAGAAGAGGCCGAGAGCATAGTAGAAGATGCAGAACGCTTTATTGAGAGGATTGAAAAGGCCTTGGAGGAACTGAAATGAAGGGAAAGATTAAGCTCAAGCGCTTCCTCCAGCGTTCGCTTGACAGGTCCTACCTGCTCCTGTGCCACCACAACGCAGACCCGGACTCACTGGGCTCTGCCATAGCCTTCGCCCGCTATTTAAAGTCCCTTGGCGTGGAGAAGGTTAGGATAGGCGTTGCCCAAAGTGTCTCCTCCTATGCGAAGAGACTTCTAACCCTCTCGCCCGTCCCCGTTGAGAGGGACCCAACCGTTGACGAAGATGTAATTGTGATTTTCGATACCTCTTCCCTTGAACAGCTCGAACCAATTGAGATTCCCAAAGGAAAGACCATCATACTGGTTGACCACCACGTCGAGAAGGAAAGGCCGATTAAGGCCGACATAGCTGTCGTTGACTCCTCCAGAACTTCGACTGCCGAAATCGTGTGGGAACTGTTCAAATACTTCGGATTTCTTGATGAGGAAAGCGCGAGAGCCCTCCTGGCCGGAATCGTCACCGACACGGCTAACTTCCGCTTTGCCAACACGAAGACCTTCAAAGCCGTGGGTGAGATTCTGGAGAGGTTTCCACTCCAGATGGGTGAAATCTTCAGCCTCGTTGCCCCGGTAGTTGATGAGAACACCGATAACGCTAAGAGGATGGCCGTCCTGAAGGCCTGCCAGAGGCTCGAAATCAGAAAGTTCAGGAAGTACATCATAGCGGTTTCGAAGGTCTCGGCCTACGAGTCCTACGCCTGCAAGGTCTTCCTCCAGCTCGGAGCAGACATCGCGATAGTCGGGAGCGAGAAGAAGGGCGTGAGAATTTCGGCGAGGGCCAAGGAGAGCCTCGTGAAGAAGGGTCTCCACCTCGGAAAAATCATGGAGAAGGTCGGGCCCGTCATTGAAGGCTCTGGTGGAGGACATGCGGGAGCCGCCGGGGCAAACGGAAAGGCCAACCTTGATAAGGCCATAAAACTAATCCTAAAGGAGATTGAGAACTTCCTCAGGGAGAACGGGTGATTGAGATGGCGAAGTGCCCGCTGTGCGGAAAGCCCCTCGACTGGGGCGAGCTCATTGAGCAGATGCTGAACATTGATAACGCCGAGGAGATAACCAGAGACCGCGAGAAGTTTATGGAGGCCATTGAGGGTTTTGCCTTTAAGTGCCCCCACTGCGGGGAGGAGTTCTATGGTAAGTACCTGCCGAGGGAAGAAGCAGAGAAGGTCTTTGAGCTCCTCAACGAGTTCAAGGGCTCGATAGACTGGGAGAACAGGAAAGTCCGCCTGAGGCTGAACAGCCTTCTGGCCCTGGACAAGATGCTTGAGAACTGGGATAAGAAAGTGAAACGAGAAGTGCCGTGAGGCGCTTAATTTTTCTTCTCGAAGCTCCTGAACGCCTTGCCATTTAGACATAAGCCAAGTTTGGCCACTGCCGATTACAAACCAAAAACTTAATGTGGGCTTGGCATTAAAGTTTTGTCCGGTGGGGTTATGAAAAAAGTAGCCGTTGTAACGCTTGTTGTGGTGGGGGCTCTGCTCATCATTGCTGTGAATGACTGGCGCGTGCCTTATATCATGAACCTTGCACTCATCAACGTTCAGGACTCGGGAGAAGCACACGTCTTTATTTCAGCCCTTTATCCGGAAGGGTTCAGACAGATAGCCGAATACGACGTCAAAAACAACCGCAGGATTGTTCTGGATCTGGGTGAGCTCAGGAAGGCCTGGATGGACGAGTACAAAAAGAACAAACGGCTGTCCCAGCCGCTGGTTCTCCTGACAATAGTCACAGAGGACGGAAAGGTCTCCGTTGAGGCCGTCGGA encodes the following:
- a CDS encoding HEPN domain-containing protein — encoded protein: MVTEVEILLNDAHESLEAARVLLENGFYRDAISRAYYAMFYAASALLRAKGVVTKSHRGVIAKFGLEFVNTGIVEKYYAKALSLAETSRERADYDPTYRPNEEEAESIVEDAERFIERIEKALEELK
- the pcc1 gene encoding KEOPS complex subunit Pcc1, yielding MEKPPVEGYIRIEFPSEEVARVVYESVRLEHETVPYRRSEIDFRREGKAIILEFKATDNSALRGTLNSYLRWIKVAMDSFEV
- a CDS encoding nucleotidyltransferase domain-containing protein; this translates as MRHREVAEAFARDVRRLLGDNVVEVILFGSVARGEASEESDVDILVIVKKNSWESQKKLADLVVDYLLKYGIYVSPKVLSVKEFEFMKGINSAFYINVSREGVRVGH
- a CDS encoding DUF3194 domain-containing protein, producing the protein MEQRGVIHIGLPELSEEEIIAIGELAQNVIIKHVFSELNRSEVKDIEVTTRINRDDTLNLEIEVYLEVPVFVKVDVERLIEEALEKAYDAVEKRLREIAGKG
- a CDS encoding prefoldin subunit beta, which gives rise to MQNIPPQVQSMLAQLESYQQQLQLLVQQKQKVQLELNEARKALEEIEKLPDDAVIYKTVGTLIVKTEKAKAVEELKEKVETLEVRLNALERQEKKLNGKLKELTAKIQSSLKPPVAG
- a CDS encoding DHH family phosphoesterase, which translates into the protein MKGKIKLKRFLQRSLDRSYLLLCHHNADPDSLGSAIAFARYLKSLGVEKVRIGVAQSVSSYAKRLLTLSPVPVERDPTVDEDVIVIFDTSSLEQLEPIEIPKGKTIILVDHHVEKERPIKADIAVVDSSRTSTAEIVWELFKYFGFLDEESARALLAGIVTDTANFRFANTKTFKAVGEILERFPLQMGEIFSLVAPVVDENTDNAKRMAVLKACQRLEIRKFRKYIIAVSKVSAYESYACKVFLQLGADIAIVGSEKKGVRISARAKESLVKKGLHLGKIMEKVGPVIEGSGGGHAGAAGANGKANLDKAIKLILKEIENFLRENG